ttttctccgtagctgtccggcgttttccagaatcagacttaggatattggacTGCGATATACTGAGTTTAGAtcaagttcatactcttcctcttccggatctcttaaaattcatcaatgaattcaagagatttgtggaagtgtgacctcaaactaatttatccatTTTAACCATCCacctttttatctttcctatctctattctttctactgatatctatctgggtgtagtacaatggtctactgactgagtgcttggacttgtcgagccccccacaaatctaatctaatctactgAGTCTTATTCATAGAGCATTTAAAGTTCCAAATGAGCTCTGGAGTATAAGAATAGTTGGGCTATGAGAgagaatatttacatattttaaaataaaatttagtattagaAGGCAGGTAATGATAAACacccaagtgtatttctgctatgaaaaaactcatcataaaaagcgttttctgcttaaaactgtagatccctttatttgtggaacaacatcaagccaAACACTTAACATAAGTATActcgctaattatttattttttggcggtgaggaaACCAATTAGTTcctaagtacatatgtatctactttATGCTTTGTCATGTCATAATAACCAAAACGAGTTAGAGCTGTCAAGCAAGataagtgatttagaaaatgTTGAGGATTTTTTGTCCCATCTGCCATTTGCTACACCTTTCTAAGTCGATCTAAACAAATGTTTATATGAGCAAAAATTGAACACCCATACAGTGGACAGAGTTGGCGCTTAAGCAGTAAATTGGGCTTCTTATGTGCTAGTCCATCTGTTTTGCAGTTTTTAGGAATATCTTTTCTCCGGGCACCCGCACTATATCCGTGATGAGCTCTTTAACACGTTAATATACTGCAGATgttcaattatattttgagGGCTTGACTGATTATTTGTGTTGAGATGCAAGGACTACTTGGCCAAAAAGGCGTTTTATCAGACTTAAGCTCAGAAATACTGCAATGGTCATGCAGCCGTAGACTGAAGCTTATTGAGAGCTTTTTGATTGGCATTTTCAGATTGGCATTTGAATCCAACTGATTGAAGTGGATATAGCTCAGAACCTTTTCCATTTAATATTTGTggagaaattattttcaaagtaaaagaGCAAAACTCGCGCAAATTTACAGGAAAATTATGCAGTAGTTTCATGTTCTCAAATTAAAACAGCAGCGTAGGAACGGTTGTTTTAatctccaaaagtctttcaaactTCTTGATTACTgtagtatatttcaagctgaaatccaTGCTACCACAAAAGCAACTGAATTAGCTATGGAATTAACTTCTGCTAATACTCGGACAGACATTTTCATTGACagccaagcggctattaaagcaattatggcTCCTTGGACTAACTCGAAATGTGATCAATAatgcagcaccacactgtatctcttgtcaagcacgactctggatgaCATGGAGTCAAATGGCATGGCAAGGAttgttggatcgaagtccatgcctactctgttgtccaatgccgcacaggggccgtaccaatttTCATTGTGGATCAGCCTGCAGATAGCCTCAAGGcatctccttggatgaaaacattaAGTGACGATAGACCAACTAGAGTAACTAATGCCggacctgaagtagtcggaaagctccgatgcaacagatggccacagtacgttgtagtctcgataaagtcctcctgactcccacgagagggagtctactcatccactccactgatgcataggtgataataggtcttatcatagcagtgtagatccataggaccttgctaggcgAAAGACCCCACGTATTTTCAAAAACACCCGTGCACTACCAGgaggctgtcagtgctttggtttcaacgtgtgatttccagaggagcttactatcgagtattactccaagatatttaatatccttggatagctggattgtgactccttttagtttaggcagaacgagtccgtcAAGCTTcttccttctggtgaagaggacaataccactCTTGGTGGGATTTgtcgatagcccattcgcacagcaccaagtggcaatcatatccagagttgtCTGCACTTtcctacagatgttcataagcgaatgcaacatcgtccgcatatgcttgtgcgtagactcccgtgTCGTTTAAGGTAGTGAGTTTTAAGGATCTATTACCATGCActagagcaatggagacagcacaacCTCTTGGGGGCAACCTGATGGATCCATgcagagaagattttcttcaaggctgctgtcacggactctccgccttccttcagcatggcacgatatatgccatctggtccgggcgacttgtagccgccaaaagatttgatagcAAAATTAAAGGCGCTAAAACTCGCGAAGACGTGCATGAAGaactacataaaataataatttgcccCCAAAAACATAGCGCTGGTAACGCAGTGGACCCTAGAGGTCtgagtgaaatatttttgcagaTCAGCCAATACTACCTGACCTAACCTACAATGCAGTTTGGTAGCATTGAATTGGCCAAATCATCTCTAAGTTATTGCGGTCATTATGGCTTCGATTAGACAGACTACACCTAATGGAAGACACAATGCGAGGGGTGAGAGATCCGCTCTGTAGAAGCTGTAAAGTTGAGGCACCGACAGCTGCTTAATAGTATTCTCATCTAGCTTAACATAAATTAAcctttcaacacattttttttctaggTTTTTATTAACCGCAAGCCACAGTACCAGTGCTGCCGATCACACGCCCTATGCAGACCCTACTAAAGCTAATGCTTGCGCCCTCCTTCGAAAGCTGTAAATGTGCTTAAGAAGGTTTGTGGCAGGTGTaaattgtgttgttgttgtatcagaaTAAATTTTGTGCTTTTCGCTTTTATTTTGTGTGCAACAAACATATTTTTCGTTGTCGTCTGCCACAGTTGCCGTATGTCGTATTCTGCAATATTGGTATGTTGATGTTTTGCACAAACTGTTGCCTACTCCTTCCCGTATATTTGGTTACCAATCATTTAAACTGCTTTTGTTGGTGGCGCTGATTGTTGTTATAGTTGTTGACTGCCTGCTGCGGGCTGACtgttgaaaaatgttaagtatTTCGcccaatttaagttttgaactttttccgAAATTAATTGTCGGCAGCATAAATTCATGTCGGACACGTAGTAGCATCAAAAATGgaaaagaacaaacaaaaacaatacgaAAACATTCAACAGCGAATGTCTATAAgaaaaacaatagcaacaataataagCAGAGTGTACAAGTGCTTGCAACATGACGCTGCACAAGCAAAATACGAATATTCTCGGTACATGTCGCTCGCTCTCCATACTTCCAACACAAGCGGGCactcatacacgcacacactcaaATGTATGAATGTTGtacaaatacacatatatatatatatatatatatatatatatatgtatatacacacttATTTGAGCAATTTAAAACATGTGTGCAATGTTGCAACTGCTTCGCAAATTTCCAGTGAGTTTGTTTTACTGTTAAAATGCttaagttgttgctgttgtacaTTTGTTTGCTGAAAGCATTTAATTACATGCTGTTTTTGCAGTTAAGTGGCTCTGGCTGCCACACCGTCACCACTGCAACTGCTCTGATCGCTGCGCCCTACCCTTCATCTTCGCAACAAATACTCCGCTTCACTTTCCCCTGAAGGCTAACAGCCACTTGCTCACTCATGTTCgcccacatttttcaacaacacTTTACCGCTacaatttcttgtttttgcatgtattttcacttattgtgtttatttttttttctgatagctgtgctcttgttgtttttcgtccttttgttatttttgccgCAAATTCTgacatttttcgttattgttgttTAATGCTTTCGGTTAGGTTACGTGGTGACTGTTGTTCATTCacttaattttcttattaaattttaaatattctgcCTCTCAGCAGCCCCTCATCAGCACATACACTGGGCGGTAGGTTGTGGTGGAAAGTGTTTAAAAAGTCATAATTGCTCAAAATGCATTATAATGGTACTTTTTGTCTATGGTGGCGTAGCAGCATACTTTCAGGCGTTGCTCGGTGGTATGCGCAtagaaagttttaaaatatacacaaatgCGTATGTGCTAAGATAATTAGTATTTGATATGCATGCAGATAATTGATAATATAATAGATTATGAGAATTATCTTCGGTTTCAGCTGGAAGTCCCTTTCGTGAGATGGTGGGTGATATTTGACTCAGAGAAAAACTTGCGGAGATATTTGACTTTAATCAAATAAAGGGAAATTTAAACGAGTTTTATAGATTTGTTTCAAAAAACTTCGAAAGTAGGGGTTTTTTACGCTTATCTAACTCTTAATGCTTCCAAATTCCTGTGTGACAATTCCAggaaaatcagagaaaaactgACGGAGACATTTGATTTTACCCAAAATAGTCTAGTTAAGGgaacttgaaactttaaacgagttttatggatttatttttgaaacttcgtattttaaaatttcttctaaAGTATAATACTTAGAAATTTCACGAGATCAAAGAAAAATTTGGGGAGGTATGGAACCTTAACCCTTTGCCGCTCGCTCGTTTCGTAAAAATTTATTCGCATGGCGCCGGCACGCTAATTCGGATTACTTGGCTTGTCGTCGGCCGTTCTTGACATTATCGGGAAATTATAAATTGTAAAGTTGTAATAATATATTCATTGCTAGTTCTCTTGAGTTTTCTACCCTGTTCCCTTACTTTCATGAAAGTTCGAAGatataaataaagggtgttttttttagaggttaggttttcaagatgaaataaaacgtatataatttagtgttatggccaagaatttagctttattataaagataagggtttgccattatgttttaaaaatgatttcgggcaagtggccgccgcggctgactcgaataaattccagccgagaggcccaattttgcAGCatttggggccgtatgtcagcaataacgcgccgaatattctcttccaagacgtcaatcgtctcgggcttatctgcgtagacaagcgacttcacatagccccacaagaaatagtccagcggtgttatatcgcacgatcttggaggccacgccacaggtccacggcgcgagataatgcgctcaccaaaagtttccttcaataaatcgattgttgcgttggctgtatggcatgtagcgccgtcttgttggaaccaaaggtcgtccacatcaacatcgtccaattcaggcacgaaaaagtcattaataatggctctatagcgctctccattgactgtaacattatggccggcttcatttttaaagaaatatggaccaatgattccctctgcccatagagcacaccaaacagtgactttttgaggatgtaacggcgtctcagcaatggcttgtggattatgttcactccaaatgcgacaattttgcttattaacatacccataataaatttgcacgatttgcaaacgttgttcaggtgtaagtctattcattatgaaatggcaaaccaaactgagcataaatcaagtgacagctgtcaaaaagaccatctacgaaaaaagtagtgccaacttaaAACCTAACCTGGCTGgcgaaaatcctccactgaaccctccccgagggtgccagctggtaataagtaccacagttttcctattttcaggaggtacttagctaagttaagggtactatgggtagggttcgatactcctcaatagtacagcactactcaaagtacctttaacgtggtcgggggtgaagggctggattaaggtgtgatgcgacccgtgccgagaatctgtcaggcttggggcccttctataaaataaccaagtctcgaacggagcttacggataactggcgccctccgtaataattagccttacccgtgtagttcggagctatgcacgggcggacatcctttctccgacactcgtgggtccaaaatgCAGAGAGatcataaaaacataaataaaaaaaaggagatcggtcctccTTCTAATAGACCGACAGGAACAAACAGTTCCGCAGCAAAAGCAACGGTCGCACCGAGCTCAAGGAAAACGCCATCTATCGGCTTAATAAGTCGATCCAAACAAACAACGACAGCCTCAGCGAAAGCGAGGACAGTTGACACGCACTCAGAACTGGACACAGGTCCAAGTACAAGTAGGGGGGCACTAGCCCGGCAGTCAACTGCGATTCAGcccccaaaaacggtcccgaccggaagcaatgctactgctagctccggtaccgaaggatggccgcttgtgagggtggtggacccagcgaaagcgagctaccaggatcgcagaaacgcggctaggctcctaaggagggtgCACGAAACTCGCCCAAAGGAAGGTGAAATGACACAGGAGTTGAAAGAGGCGattgatagagcgaaagcgatcatccctgatttcaaccctgacttcaaaccaacacaatcggctccgaaacgacagCGGTCCTCGGAGGAAAATAAGCCAAATGCAAAAAGGCACAAATCAATGGGCGTGACGCCCAGAAGatcatttgcggaggttgcaaaagaccgccTGATCATAGGAGTCCTGGACGAGAACCACCCAGAAGGTATGATCCCCAGGGCCCAGTGGAAATGGATCGAggccgagctaacgaaagtggcactgaaagttattctggagaaccccggtcccccgcctgcgtgcgaagacttaggctggcaccaaggccagataaaaattatagcttgcgacgatgagagatcggttcaactgtataaagaggccatctccaaagtcggcgaagtgtacccaaatgccaagctagtggtcgtggacaggaaggatattccgtccaggccgcGAGCAAGGGTTTGGTTACCTTCAACCGTCGAAGACCCGGAAGAGATTATGAAGCTCATTCGGGTCTGCAATCCGGACATCCCAACGCAGGAATGGAGGTATGTCAAAACTCTCACAAACAAAAATAGCGCAGAAGAATCGAAAGAGCAGAAGCGCGCcaccatgcaggctctcctgctccTCACAGAGAATTCAATCGAACCATTAGCGAAATGCGATGGGCATCTGAGATACGGTTTTGTAAAGGTGAAACTTCACATTTACAAAACAGACACAGATGCAATTGAGTTCCTCGCCACTAAGGAAGGTGAAAAGCACATGGGCGAACTAGAACCCATGAGCGAAACCGAGCCAATGAGCGAAGACGACCggcccaccgaagaagaatacgcctcttcaggctcagaaatgggcttagggaggctgtacttcgaacgggagggtaagtaccacacacaacagcgtaagtattccgaaagggaacttttatgcgaaagcaaagaagacccagacataacgctaacagctgatgcatcttcTACAGATAAACCTTCATCACTGTAAAGAAGCCTGCCTTGCCCTCCTGGAGcgtctggcagaagatcagccggacgtagtcctcatccaggaaccctgggtacggaatggcgaaatctgcggtCTGAGGACATCAGGGTATAAGGTATACAAGACCAATggtgaaggtactaaaagagcatgcataatggcaaaagcacatcttaatatatttatgattcaaaatttcagtaacgcagatactacgacggttagctgggaagtgagcggaagcaacatcTGGCTAACCTCGTTCTACTTTGCTggagacgacacaggtccactgccgtcgccgctaataagaagccttgtggaagactgcaaagcacacaaccgcaaactagccctaggaggtgatgccaatgcccaccataccgtatgggggagctcggatacaaacgaacgaggtgagtctcttttcaattatattatatgtagtaagcttttagtgtgtaacaaaggcaacgaacctacatttattacgcgcaatagacaagaagttcttgatattacgctagTTTGTCAAACCCTCTACGaaaagatgacgcagtggagggttctgaatgaacactcttactccgatcatcgttacatagaaataaaatttgggggaaaaaactCACGGGCCCCGCCCGCCagcaggaacttgaaaaagaccaactggcatatatataaacgggaacttaaggaaagacttccaaactcccaaaatattacaattgaagacagagaatcattgaacgaacacgtacaaatccttacggaggtctgtagaactgcgctaaacaaggcttgccccttaattaagtataaggggaagaaaaagccgccctggtggtcagaagacctTTCTACactaagaaacgacagcagaagacagtttaatagagcgaaagcgacacgagagagtaaagactgggactgctactacactaagctaaaaatttacaaaaaagaagttaggaaagcgaaaaggtctggttggagaacgttctgtggagaaatcgaaggaaccacagaggcctccagactgcgtaaaatcctttcaaaaaaacactataccaccggatacctccaaaaaccggacaggagttggactacttcgagtgacgaaactcttaagttgctagtggacacacactttcccagcaacgaatcatctaacgtgttaatcaacaatggtacagaaagaccaaactctgacattgaagaaataatcactgaaactaagataacctgggcagtgaacacgttcaaaccatttaaatcaccgggcccagatggattattcccggcccaaatacaacattcactaaactacatcatggagtggttgacggtcatatttaaggccgctctgaaactgaaaagtgtcccatcaacatggaaagaggtaaaagtggtctttatccctaaagcgggaaaaagttcacacacgacacctaaggatttcaggccaataagcctatcctcctttctgctaaaaacattagaaagaattttagaagagcatattagggctaacatcagcccttataagctcagcatctcacaacatgcgtactgtaaagggaaatcaaccgaaacagcacttaactcacttgttacagaaatcgagaagtcaatatataataaagaattcacactggtagccttcctagatatagagggcgcattcaacaacatcctaccggaaaccataataaaggcactgacggacttcgggatctctggcgccctggttgagttcatcaaaaacatgctcttgagcagattggtgatcgcaaccctaggggactcagagatcaagaaaaaagttagcagaggaacacctcaaggcggtgtgctgtcccctctcctatgggtgctggcactaaactcattgctaaagagcctagaggagagaggacaacacgttgtagcctatgcggacgatgttgcattggtagtaagggggaaattccccaatacactcatagaagtcatgcaggatttactaaacatggttgaaaactggtcaaaagcaaatgggctaagcgtcaaccccaataaaactgaactcatcctatttaccaggaaacacaaaattccaaatataactcctccgactctaggtggaacggcactgtcattcagtgatgaggcccgc
The sequence above is drawn from the Anastrepha obliqua isolate idAnaObli1 chromosome 4, idAnaObli1_1.0, whole genome shotgun sequence genome and encodes:
- the LOC129245883 gene encoding uncharacterized protein LOC129245883, with the translated sequence MKLIRVCNPDIPTQEWRYVKTLTNKNSAEESKEQKRATMQALLLLTENSIEPLAKCDGHLRYGFVKVKLHIYKTDTDAIEFLATKEGEKHMGELEPMSETEPMSEDDRPTEEEYASSGSEMGLGRLYFEREDKPSSL